Within the Agromyces ramosus genome, the region GTCGCCGCACTTGAAGCGCTGCGCGAGCTCGTCGGCCGCGACGACGCCGACTTCCACGACGGGCAGTTCGAGGCGATCGCGGCCCTCGTCGAGGGCCGGCGGCGCGCCCTGGTGGTGCAGCGCACCGGCTGGGGCAAGTCGGCGGTCTACTTCGTCGCGACCTTGCTGCTGCGCCGGCAGGGCGCCGGGCCGACCGTGCTCGTCTCTCCCCTGCTCGCGCTCATGCGCGACCAGATCGCCGCCGCCGAGCGCGCCGGCGTGCGTGCCGTGGCCATCAACTCGACGAACGCGCACGAGTGGCGCGACGTGCTCGCACAGCTCGACCGCGACGAGGTCGACGTGCTGCTCGTCTCGCCCGAACGGCTCAACAACCCGTCGTTCCGTGAAGAGCAGCTGCCCGCGCTCGTACGGCGCATCGGCATGCTCGTCGTCGACGAGGCGCACTGCATCAGCGACTGGGGCCACGACTTCCGGCCCGACTACCGGCGGCTGCGCGACCTCATCTCGCAGATGCCGCCCGAGGTGCCGGTGCTCGCGACGACCGCGACGGCCAACAGCCGAGTGGTGGCGGATGTCGCGGAGCAGCTCGGTTCCGCCGGCGACGTGCTGACGATCCGCGGGCCGCTCGCCCGCGCGTCGCTGCGGCTCGGCGTGCTGCGCCTGCCCGACTCGCCGAGCCGCCTCGCGTGGCTGCTCAGCCACCTCGACGACCTGCCCGGCTCCGGCATCATCTACACGCTGACGGTGGCGGCGGCTGTTGATACGGCCCGACTGCTCCGCGATCGCGGGCACGACGTGCGCGCCTACACGGGGCAGACCGACACCGACGAGCGCACCGAGTCCGAGGGCATGCTGAAGCGCAACGAGGTGAAGGCGCTCGTCGCCACGAGCGCGCTCGGCATGGGCTTCGACAAGCCCGACCTCGGCTTCGTGCTGCACCTCGGCGCACCCTCGTCGCCGGTGGCGTACTACCAGCAGGTGGGGCGCGCGGGCCGCGCGAGCGAGAGCGCCGACGTGCTGCTGCTGCCCGGCACCGAAGACGGCGCCATCTGGCACTATTTCGCGACCGCTTCGATGCCCGACCAGGAGCGTGCCGAGCGGGTCATCGCGGCGCTCGGCGATGCGCCGGTGTCGACGCCCGCCCTCGAGGCGATGGTCGACATCCGCCGCTCGCCGCTCGAGCTGCTCCTCAAGGTGCTCGACGTCGACGGCGCGGTGCGCCGGGTGCAGGGCGGCTGGGTGGCGACCGGGGTTCCGTGGGTCTACGACGCCGAGCGCTACAGCCGCATCGCCGCCGAGCGCGAGGCCGAGCAGCAGCACATGATCGAGTACGAGCAGACCGACGCATGCCGCATGGAGTTCCTCCAGCGCTCGCTCGACGACGAGACGGCGGCGCCGTGCGGTCGCTGCGACAACTGTGCGGGCGTCTGGTTCCCTCGCGAGATCGAGGCATCCGCGAGCGCCTCGGCCGCCGAATCGCTCGACCGCGTCGGCGTGCCCGTCGAGCCGCGGCGCGCCTGGCCCACCGGCGCCGACCGGCTCGGCGTTCCCGTGAAGGGCCGCATCGCGCCCGCCGAGCAGGCGAGCGAGGGGCGGGCGCTCGCCCGTCTCACCGACCTCGGCTGGGGCGGCACGCTGCGCGAGCTCTTCGCGGCCGGCGCGCCCGACGCGCCGGTCTCGCCGCAGGTGCTCGCGGCGTGCGTGCGCGTGCTCGCCGACTGGGGCTGGGCTGAGCGCCCGGTCGCCGTCGTCGCAATGCCCTCGCGCTCACGGCCGTTGCTCGTCGACTCGCTCGCCCGCGGCCTCGCCGAGGTCGGGCGCCTGCCGTACCTCGGTGCACTCGGTCACGCCGGCGGCGGGCCGACCGGACAACCCGGCGGCAACAGCGCCTTCCGCCTCGCGGGCCTCTGGGATCGCTTCACCGCCGATGGCCTCGATGTGCCCTCGGGCGGCGTGCTGCTCGTCGACGACCAGGCCGACAGTCGCTGGACCCTCACCATCGCGGCTCGCACCCTCCGCCAGGCGGGCACCACCGAGGTGTTGCCGTTCGTGCTCGCGCTGCGCGGCTGACGCGTGCGTGAGTGGCAACATGACCAGAAGAAGATGGGTCGTCGCGATCGTGACGGTCGTGCTCATCGCTGCGCTGATCGTGCTCTACTCGCTCGGACTCCTCGGGAACACGCCCGTCGCGGCTCCCGCCCCGGCGAGTCGCTGGCTCTCGAGCGGCGCATCACGCTGACACCCGGCCAGGGCTTCAAGATCTCGAAGGATCAGTCGAGATCGCATCCCGACCGCAGCCCCCAGAGCTGAAGCGCGAGACCACTCGGCCGTTGGTAGCCGATGGTCACCAAGGCGACGGGCGGTCGTTGTCGCGCTCGCCATCGTCGGGGAAGTGCGGCAACTCGGAGCCACCCGCGCGGACGCACAGCCACCGCAGTTGCTCCGGGCTGTCGGGGGCGCAGCGCCAGGTGCGCCACACGCCCTGGCCGACGCGCACGACGCTGCCGGCACCGACGTCGACGACCTCATCGTCGAGGCCCATCTGCCCCCGTCCGCCGAGGAACACGTACACCTCTTCGATGCGGGCGTGCGTGTGCCAATAGCCCGCCTCCTCGCCCGCCTCGAGCGCGTTCGCCGACATGCCGATGTACTGCATCGTCAGGTCATGGTCGACGATCCGCCGGCCATCGCGCGAGCTCTCGGGGCGGAAGCCGCCGTAGTGGGCCCGCCACTCGTCGAGCCCGCCCATCTCCAGAACTTCGTAGTCACTCACGACGTCAGGCTACCGGCCGGCGCGAGCTCCTTCGCCACGAGGGTGAGCACGTCGTACGACGCCACGAGCTCGTCGTTCTGGTTGCGCAGCACCGCGTCCCAGCGCACCTCGCCGTACTCGTCGGTCTCGCGCGGCGTGATCTGCTTCGCGGTGAGCTCCACGCGGATCGAGTCGCCCGGCGACACCGGCGTCACGAACTTGAGGTTCTCGAGGCCGGAGTTCGCGAGCACCGGCCCGGGCGCGGCATCGACGAAGAGTCCGGCGGCCCACGACACGAGCAGATAGCCATGCGCGACGCGGCCCGGGAAGAACGGATTCGCGGATGCCGCTTCCTCGTCCATGTGGGCGTAGAACGTGTCGCCCGTGAACGCCGCGAACGTCTCGATGTCTTCCAGGGTCACCGTGCGCGACTCCGAGACGATCTGGTCGCCGATGCGAAGCTCGGCGAGCGACTTGCGGAACGGATGCTCCCCGCCGGGCTGCGAGGCCGCGCCCGCGTGCCACACGCCCGTGAGCGCCGTGAGCATCTCGGGCGAACCCTGCACCGCGGTGCGCTGCATGTGGTGCAGCACCGCGCGGATGCCGCCGAGCTCCTCGCCGCCGCCGGCCCCGACCGGGT harbors:
- a CDS encoding RecQ family ATP-dependent DNA helicase, translating into MTLAAPPADTADTRVAALEALRELVGRDDADFHDGQFEAIAALVEGRRRALVVQRTGWGKSAVYFVATLLLRRQGAGPTVLVSPLLALMRDQIAAAERAGVRAVAINSTNAHEWRDVLAQLDRDEVDVLLVSPERLNNPSFREEQLPALVRRIGMLVVDEAHCISDWGHDFRPDYRRLRDLISQMPPEVPVLATTATANSRVVADVAEQLGSAGDVLTIRGPLARASLRLGVLRLPDSPSRLAWLLSHLDDLPGSGIIYTLTVAAAVDTARLLRDRGHDVRAYTGQTDTDERTESEGMLKRNEVKALVATSALGMGFDKPDLGFVLHLGAPSSPVAYYQQVGRAGRASESADVLLLPGTEDGAIWHYFATASMPDQERAERVIAALGDAPVSTPALEAMVDIRRSPLELLLKVLDVDGAVRRVQGGWVATGVPWVYDAERYSRIAAEREAEQQHMIEYEQTDACRMEFLQRSLDDETAAPCGRCDNCAGVWFPREIEASASASAAESLDRVGVPVEPRRAWPTGADRLGVPVKGRIAPAEQASEGRALARLTDLGWGGTLRELFAAGAPDAPVSPQVLAACVRVLADWGWAERPVAVVAMPSRSRPLLVDSLARGLAEVGRLPYLGALGHAGGGPTGQPGGNSAFRLAGLWDRFTADGLDVPSGGVLLVDDQADSRWTLTIAARTLRQAGTTEVLPFVLALRG
- a CDS encoding cupin domain-containing protein, which codes for MSDYEVLEMGGLDEWRAHYGGFRPESSRDGRRIVDHDLTMQYIGMSANALEAGEEAGYWHTHARIEEVYVFLGGRGQMGLDDEVVDVGAGSVVRVGQGVWRTWRCAPDSPEQLRWLCVRAGGSELPHFPDDGERDNDRPSPW